CAGTTCCGACGAGCCGCCGAAGTCCGCGTCGACCATCGTCGAAACGCATTTATCTGCCGCGTTGATTACAACCAGTGCTGCGCCGTCTTTCGTTTCGCGGGCAAATGAAAGCACTGCGTCGGGTTTATCGTTGTCTATCCAGCGCGTCTTACCGTCGAAGAACACGGGGTCTTTGCGCAGTTCGATAAGTTTTTTCACGAGTGCGGTTCTGCGTTTCCCCTGTTCGGTATTCATATTCGCCCATTCGGTGAAGTATCTGCCGTGTGTGCGGTCGGAGAAAATCGTCATGGGGGCGTCGTCGGCGAATTCGTTGCCGCTGTAAATAAACGGAATGCCGTCGAGGGTGAAGTTCATGACCATGACGGCGTCCATGCCGCGGTAGCCGAAGCGGATTTCGCAGCGTTTGCGGAATGGCCCGTTGGCGAAGTCGTGGTTTTCCATTGCGCGGAGCACCCTCGCGTTTTTGGGCTGGTCTTTATCGAAAGACTCCCAGCGTTCGCGCAAAATTTTTGCGGGCTTTTTGTCGTGGAAGACTTCGATTGTCTTGCGCTGCCAGAGTACTTCGTAGGTGGCGTCGTATGTTTTTTCCGTCGCGGAGTGGCGTTCGCTTTCCTCAATCATGAGAAGTTCGGGCTTGATTTTGCGCAGGCGGACGGCGGCGTTGTCCCAGAAATCGGAGGGCACCATTTCGCCGACGTCGGTGCGGAAGCCGTCGATGTCGAACTCGCGCAGGAGAAATTCCATATTCTTGGTGAGGTATTCGCGGAGTTCGGGATTTTTGAAATTCAGGCGCGGGAAAGCCCATTCGCCCGTATCGGGAGAGCCGTCGGGCTTGCGCATGATGAAGTCGGGGTGGTCTTTCAGGAAGACGGCTTTCGGCCCGCAGTGGTAGTACACGACGTCGAAGAGCACTTTCAGCCCGAGTTCGTGCGCTTTTTTGACGAAGTTGCGGGCGTCGTCGGCGGTGCCGTACGAGGGGTCGATTTTGTAAAAATCCTTCATGCGGTAGGGATTTTTCGGATTTTCGGTTTTGGCCGCCTTTTGGCGTTCGCTCCAAAAGGTTTTATCCATATCGTCGTCGTGCTCGGTGAGCGGGCAGAGGTAGACGATATCGACGCCGAGCGACTTCACATAGGGCAGCATTTCCGCCGCCTTGTTGAGCGTGCCCTCCTGCGTGAACGAGGGCAGGAGGATTTGGTAAATCACCGAGCGTTTGAAGTCTTCGGAGACGGGTTTTGCGACTTTCGCCGACGCGAACGCCGACGCCGCGAATGCCAGCACCGCCGACACGAGAATTGCTGTTTTTTTCATCATATATTCAAGTTGGTTGTGTGTTGAAAGGTAATAAAGTAAAAATGCAAAGGCAAGGCAACACAATCCAAAATCCGCGCGAAATCGGTAAACAGTTTACCAATTTCGCAAAAACCGCCTTCCTCCGCCGCTTCGAATCGGAAGAGCCGCGACGTCCAAACACTTGCAAAAGCGGCGCAACTTTCGGAGCGCGGCGACGCGGCGCGTTCCGACGCCCCGAAACGGCGGCGGAAAATCGGCGCGGTTTCAAAAAAAACGGAAAATTTTGTTGAAAGGAAGGGGCAATTTTGCCTTAGTAAAGGCTTCCATTTTTTAGCAATCGTAACCTGAAAAAGAAAATCATGGGAAACATAAAGAAATCAATGATGTCGTCGCTTATGAAAAAATTTGCGATGGCGGTGACGGGCTTCGTATTGGCGTCCTTCCTGCTGATACACATGCTCGGAAACTTGCAGACGCTCGAAGGGGGTCCGCACGCAATCAACGCGTACGCGAACTTCCTCCAAACGCTGCCGTGGGAAATCCTCTGGGGTTTCAGGCTCTGTTTGGGCGTGTGCTTCGTACTGCACCTGTTGACGGCGTATTTGCTCGTCCTCGAAAACTCGAAGTCGCGTCCGCAACGCTACTCGGTTAAGAAGAGCCTCGCCTCCACCCTCGCCGCGAGAACCATGATTTTCTCTGGTACGATTATCGCGCTTTTCGCGGTTATCCACATCATGCACTACACGGTGCTCAACCTCGACCCCTCGTTCAAGCTGCTCGAATGGAAGGCGACTTCCGGCATGTACGAAGGCAAGGTTATACACGACGTCTACGCAATGCTCATTCTCGGATTCTCCAATCCGTGGGTTTCGATTGCGTACATTTTCGCGATGGTCGTAATCGGCTTCCACCTTTCGCACGGCGTAAGCAGCATGTTCCAGAGCATCGGCTTCCGCAACGAAAAATGGCGCTACCGCCTCAACGCAATCGCGGTTCTCTACTGCGCGGTTATCGCTCTCGGCTTCTCGATTAACCCCCTCGCGGTTCTCGTATCGAAGTATTCCGACTGCCAGATTCTGCCCGTAAAGCAGGTCGAAAAACAGTTCGGCCAGCTCAAAGACACGAAGGGCGAAATCTTCATCAACTACGACTTCCTCAAAGAAGGCTGCAAACCCTGCGCCAAGAAATAATAAACGAAGGGAACTAAAATGAGTTTGGATTCTAAAATTCCTGAGGGACCCATTTCCGAAAAGTGGTCGAACTTTAAATTTCACGCAAAACTGGTAAACCCGTCGAACCGCAGAAAGTACCGCGTAATCGTGGTAGGCAGCGGTCTTGCGGGCGCGAGCGCGGCGGCGAGCCTTGCGGAACAGGGCTACAACGTCGATTGCTTCTGCTATCAGGACAGCCCCAGACGCGCCCACTCCATCGCGGCGCAGGGCGGCATCAACGCTGCTAAAAACTACCAGAACGACGGCGACAGCATCTACCGCCTCTTCTACGACACCGTTAAAGGCGGCGACTTCCGCTCGCGCGAAGCCAACGTCTACCGTCTCGCGGAAGTCAGCGTAAACATCATCGACCAGTGCGTTGCGCAGGGCGTTCCGTTCGCCCGCGAATACGGCGGCCTTTTGGCGAACCGCTCGTTCGGCGGCGCGCAGGTCAGCCGCACGTTCTACGCCCGCGGACAGACGGGGCAGCAGCTCCTCCTCGGCGCGTACTCGGCTCTCGAAAGACAGATTGCCCTCGGCAAGGTCAAGATGTACACCCGCCGCGAAATGCTCGACCTCGTAAAGGTTGACGGCTCGGCAAAGGGCATCATCGTCCGCAACCTCGTAAACGGCGACATCGAAAGATACTCCGCCGACGCGGTTCTGCTCTGCACGGGCGGCTACGGCAACGTATTCTACCTCTCCACAAACGCCCAGGGTTGCAGCGTCACGGCGGCTTTCCGCTGCTACAAGCGCGGCGCGGGCTTCGCAAACCCCTGCTTCACGCAAATCCACCCCACCTGCATTCCGCAGCACGGCGACCAGCAGAGCAAGCTCACGCTCATGAGCGAATCGCTCCGCAACGACGGCCGCGTGTGGGTTCCCAAGAAGAAGGAAGACTGCACAAAGAAGCCTTCGGAAATCGCCGAAGAAGACCGCGACTACTATCTGGAAAGAAAGTATCCCTCGTTCGGCAACCTCGCTCCCCGCGACATCTCCTCGCGCGCGGCAAAGGAAGCCTGCGACGACGGACGCGGCGTAGGGCCGGCAGTCAACGGCGAAAGACGCGGTGTTTACCTCGACTTTGCCGACGCAATCAAGCGCGACGGCCTTAAAACGGTCAAGGAAAAGTACGGCAACCTCTTCGACATGTACGAACGCATCACGGGCGAAAACGCGTACGAAACACCCATGCGCATATACCCCGCTTCGCACTACACAATGGGCGGTCTTTGGGTTGACTACACCCTCGAAAGCACGATTCCCGGTCTCTTCGTTCTCGGCGAAGCCAACTTCTCCGACCACGGCGCAAACCGCCTCGGCGCGTCCGCGCTCATGCAGGGTCTGGCGGACGGCTACTTCGTGATTCCCTACACGCTCCCGAATTATCTGGCACGCGTCGGCGCACAGAAAATCTCGACCGACCGTCCCGAATTCGACGAAGCCGAAAAGAACGTTCGCGACCAAATCAAGAAACTGATGAGCATCAAGGGCACGCAAAGCCCGCGCCACTTCCACATGAAACTCGGAAAAATCATGTGGGAATACTGCGGCATGGCGCGTTCCGAAGAAAGCCTCAAAAAGGCTCTCGAACTCATTCCGCAGGTTCGCGAAGAATTCTGGAAGGATTTGAAAATCGTAGGCGAAGAAAACACGCTCAACAACGAGCTTGAACGCGCGGGACGCGTTGCCGACTTCCTCGAATTTGCGGAAGTAATGGTTCGCGACGCCCTCGAAAGACGCGAAAGCTGCGGCGCACACTTCCGCGTGGAACACCAGACGGAAGACGGCGAAGCAAAGCGCAACGACGCCGAATACTCGTACGCCGCGGTGTGGATGTACGACGGCGAAGGCAAGCCGCCGCGCCTCGAAAAAGAACCCATCACGCACGACGAAGTAAAGCCCGTCGTCCGTTCCTACAAATAATCTAAAATTTCGGAATACAAATGAAAGTACATCTTAAAATTTGGAGACAAAAGAGCGAAAACGCCAAGGGACGTTTCGAAACCTACACAGTCGACAACGTAAGCGAAGACAGCTCCTTCCTCGAAATGTTCGACATTCTCAACGAACAGCTCGTAGCGCAGGACAAAGAACCGATTGTGTTCGACCACGACTGCCGCGAAGGCATCTGCGGCATGTGCTCGATGGTCATCAACGGCATTCCCCACGGCCCAGAACGCGAAACGACCGTGTGCCAGCTCCACATGCGCAAGTTCAAAGACGGCGACACAATCGTCGTCGAACCGTGGCGCGCGGGTCCGTTCCCGATTAAGAAAGACTTGGTTGTCTCGCGCGAAGCTCTCGACCAAATCCAGCAGGCGGGCGGCTATATCTCGATTCGCACGGGCGCGCCGCAGGACGCAAACGCGGTGCTTATCCCCAAGGATACGCTCGAAAAGGCGATGGACGCCGCCGCCTGCATCGGTTGCGGCGCGTGCGTTGCGGCTTGCCCGAACGCTTCGGCAATGCTCTTCACGGCGGCTAAGGTCTCGCACCTCAACTACCTGCCGCAGGGCGCGCCCGAAAAGGACAGACGCACAATCGCAATGGTCGAGAAGATGGACGAACTCGGCTTCGGCAACTGCTCGAACTACGGCGAATGCCAGGCGGTTTGCCCGAAGGGAATCACGCTCGACTTCATCGCGAAGATGAACCGCGACTACGCAATCGCCAAGGCGAAACAGCTCGCAGCGCAAAGCGAATAGTCGGGATTTCGAAAAGGCTGCAAAAAAGCCCGCCGTCTTGCGACGGCGGGTTTTTTTGCGCCCCTGCGCGGCGCATCCGTCGCATATAACACCGACAATCGAAATTGCAAACTAGCCCCCGCGCATAATCGGCGACAGAATTTGGCGGCAAAATATTTCCCGCCGCCCGCAAGGATAGCGATTCTGCGAAGAGGAAACGCAGTCCGCCCAACCCCTCGCGCAGTCGGAAAACAGAGGCAGCGCGGGCTTTGTGTTCACGGAAATGCGACGCGGCGGGTTGCGGAAATATTGTAGTGCCGCCCCCGCCTCTACCCTGCCCGCTGTCTGAATACAAAAAAGAGAACCGCGAACGGTTCTCTTTTCGCTGTCCGCGCGGATTTCTCCGCGTCGGAAAATTTGCCTGCCGGATCGAATTACATCATGCCGCCCATGCCGCCCATCGAGGGGTCGCCTGCGGGCATCGCGGGCTTTTCTTCGGGCTTGTCGGCAATCATGCATTCCGTTGTGAGCAAGAGTCCCGCAACGGAGGCCGCGTTTTGGAGCGCGGAACGCGTTACCTTGGTCGGGTCAACGACGCCGGCCTTGAAGAGGTCTTCGAACTTGCCCGTCGCGACATTGTAGCCCCACGAGCCTTTGCCGTTGAGAACTTCCTTTACAACCAACGCGCCTTCTTCGCCCGCGTTTGCGCAGAGCTGGCGGAGGGGAGCTTCGATTGCGCGGCGTACGATTTGCGCGCCGACGAGTTCGTCGCCTTCGAGTTGGAGGGCGTCGATTGCCTTTGCCGTGCGGAGGAGCGCAACCGAGCCGCCCGCGCTGATGCCTTCTTCGACAGCCGCGCGTGTCGCGTGGAGGGCGTCGTCAACACGAGCTTTCTTTTCCTTCATTTCGGGTTCGGTAGCCGCGCCGATGTTGATGACCGCTACGCCGCCCGCGAGCTTTGCGAGGCGTTCCTGCAATTTTTCGCGGTCGTAGTCGGAAGTCGTTTCCTCAATCGCCTTGCGGAGCTGCTTTACGCGGCCCTGAATGTCGGCGGATTTGCCCGCGCCTTCGACGATTGTCGTGTTTTCCTTCGAAACCGTGATGCGTTTCGCCTTGCCGAGGTCGGCGAGTTGGAGGTTTTCGAGCTTTAGTCCGAGGTCCTCGGTGATGCAACGCGCATTCGTGAGAATCGCGATGTCTTCGAGCATTGCCTTGCGGCGGTCGCCGAAGCCGGGGGCTTTGACCGCGCAGACGTTGAGCATGCCGCGGAGCTTGTTGACGACCAAAGCCGCGAGAGCTTCGCCTTCAACGTCCTCTGCGATAATCATCAGCGGCTTGCCGGTCTTTGCGACAGCCTGCAAAATCGGGAGGAGTTCCGCGAGGTTGGAAATCTTCTTTTCGTGCACGAGGATATACGCGTTTTCGAGCACGCATTCCATCGAGTCGGTATTCGTTACGAAGTACGGCGAGAGGTAGCCCTTGTCGAACTGCATGCCTTCGACTACGTCGAGGGTCGTGTCAATCGACTTCGCTTCTTCGACGGTGATTGTGCCGTCTTTGCCGACCTTGTCCATGGCTTCGGCGATGATATTGCCGATTTCCGTGTCCCAGTTGGCCGAAACCGTCGCGACTTGGCGGATTTCGTTGCTGTCCTTAACGGGCTTGGAGTTCTTGGCCAATTCCTTGACGGCTGCTTCGACAGCCTTGTCGATACCGCGCTTTACGAAAATCGGGTTCGAGCCTGCCGCGACATTGCGGAGACCTTCGCGGTAGATGGCTTCGCCGAGAACGGTAGCGGTTGTCGTGCCGTCGCCCGCATTGTCGGAAGTCTTGTTGGCGACTTCCTTGATTACCTGCGCGCCCATGTTTTCGAAAACGTCTTCGAGTTCGATTTCCTTGGCGACCGTTACGCCGTCCTTGGTGATGAGGGGCGAGCCGTATTTCTTGTCGATTACGACGTTTCTGCCTTTCGGGCCGAGAGTCGCCTTAACCGCCTTTGCGAGCGTCGTTACGCCTTTGAGGACTTTCTTGCGTGCCGCTTCGTCGAAAATGATTTGTTTAGCCATGATAAATTTTCCTTATTTTAGATGTTATTTGAGAATGGCAACGATGTCGTCTTCGCGGAGGAGGACGAATTTTTCGTCGCCGACAGCAACTTCCGTGCCGCCGTACTTGGAGATGAGAACGTTGTCGCCTACCTTTACTTCAAAGGGAATGCGCTTGCCGTCGCGGTCGAGCTTGCCGCTGCCGATGGCGACAACCGTCGCTTCCTGCGATTTTTCCTTTGCGGCGTCGGGAATGATGATTCCGCCCTTGATTTGTTCTTTTTCCACGGCCTGCTTTACGAGCACTCTGTCGCCGAGGGGTTGGATTTTTGTTTTAGCCATATTGTTTGTTTATTTGTTGTTTATAGTAAAATTAAAATTTATATTTTGCACTTTTCGCGCGTTTTGAAAAGACAAAAGCTTCCCCGCGATTCAAAAAATCGCGGAGAGCCTTTGTTAAACTTTATTCCTTTTTCGGTTTGTCGTCGTCAACTACTTCGAAGTCCGCGTCGACGGGGCCGTCTTTGCCGCCCTGCTGTGCCGCGCCGCCCTGAGCCTGCTGCGCGCCCGCCTGGGCGTTGGGCTGCTGGGCCTGCTGCATGTGCTGCGCGTTTTCCTGCAAGACTTTCATGAGCTTGTCTACCGCCGCTTTCAGTTCGTCTTTCGAGGCGTCAGCCTTGTCGAGAACCTGCTTTGCCGCGGTAATCTCGTTTTCGAGAGCCTGCTTTGCGTCTACGGGCAGGTTTGCGCCGCCTTCGGAAATCTGCTTTTGGGTTTGGTAGATTATGTTGTCAAGCTCGTTGCGGACTTCCGCAGTTTCCTTGCGCATTGCGTCTTCCGCCGCGTGGAGTTCGGCTTCCTTGCGGAGATTTTCGACCTCCTCCTTGCTCAGACCGCTGCTGTTGGTAATCGTGATTTTCTGCTCTTTGCCCGTGCTCTTGTCTTTCGCCGTGACGTTGAGGATACCGTTTGCGTCGATATCGAATGTCACTTCGATTTGCGGCAGACCGCGCGGAGCGGGGGCTATGCCGTCGAGCCTGAAATTGCCGATAAGCTTGTTGTCGCGAGCCATCGGACGTTCGCCTTGCAAGACTCTGATGTCTACCGCCGTCTGGTTGTCCGAGTACGTCGAGAAAACTTGCGAAGCCTTTTTCGGAATTGTCGTGTTGCGCTCAATCATCGGGGTGGAAACGCCGCCGGCGGTTTCGATTGAAAGCGTAAGCGGGGTTACGTCGAGAAGGAGAACATCGCGTACGTCGCCCTGCAAGACGCCGCCCTGAATTGCCGCGCCGCGAGCAACAACTTCGTCGGGGTTGACGCCCTTGTGGGCTTCCTTGCCCGCGAGGTGGTCTGCGATTTCCACAACCTTGGGCATACGCGTCATGCCGCCGACGAGTACAAGCTCGTCGATGTCCGACTTCGAGAGACCCGCGTCGCGCAAGCAGTCGTCAAACGGCTTGATTGTCCTGTTGACGAGGGAGTCCGTAAGCTGTTCGAGTTTCGCCCTTGTAAGCTTTACATTCAAGTGTTTCGGACCCGTCGCGTCCGCCGTGATGAACGGCAGGTTGATGTCGGTCTCCTGCGCCGACGAAAGCGCGATTTTCGCTTTTTCGGACTCTTCCTTCAACCGCTGCAATGCCATTGCGTCGTTGCGCAGGTCTATGCCGTTTTCCTTTTTGAAAGAGTCGATGAGCCAATCCATGATTGCCGCGTCCCAGTTGTCGCCGCCGAGCTGCGTGTCGCCGTTTGTCGCCTTGACTTCGAACACGCCGTCGCCGATTTCGAGAATCGAAATATCGTAAGTGCCGCCGCCCAAGTCGTAGACCGCGATTGTTTCGTCGTTCTTTTTGTCAAGCCCGTACGCGAGCGAAGCCGCGGTGGGTTCGTTGATGATTCTCTTGACCTCCAAGCCCGCGATTGTGCCCGCGTCTTTTGTAGCCTGACGTTGCGCATCGTTAAAGTATGCGGGAACCGTGATGACGGCCTCCGTGATTTTTTCGCCCAAATACGATTCGGCGTCCGCCTTCAACTGTTGGAGAACCATTGCCGAAATCTGTTCGGGAGAGAAGCGCTCGGTCTTGCCGCCGACTTCGCACTCAATCACCGCCGCGCCGTTCGCGCCCTCGACG
The Opitutia bacterium KCR 482 genome window above contains:
- a CDS encoding succinate dehydrogenase cytochrome b subunit, with the translated sequence MGNIKKSMMSSLMKKFAMAVTGFVLASFLLIHMLGNLQTLEGGPHAINAYANFLQTLPWEILWGFRLCLGVCFVLHLLTAYLLVLENSKSRPQRYSVKKSLASTLAARTMIFSGTIIALFAVIHIMHYTVLNLDPSFKLLEWKATSGMYEGKVIHDVYAMLILGFSNPWVSIAYIFAMVVIGFHLSHGVSSMFQSIGFRNEKWRYRLNAIAVLYCAVIALGFSINPLAVLVSKYSDCQILPVKQVEKQFGQLKDTKGEIFINYDFLKEGCKPCAKK
- a CDS encoding fumarate reductase/succinate dehydrogenase flavoprotein subunit, with translation MSLDSKIPEGPISEKWSNFKFHAKLVNPSNRRKYRVIVVGSGLAGASAAASLAEQGYNVDCFCYQDSPRRAHSIAAQGGINAAKNYQNDGDSIYRLFYDTVKGGDFRSREANVYRLAEVSVNIIDQCVAQGVPFAREYGGLLANRSFGGAQVSRTFYARGQTGQQLLLGAYSALERQIALGKVKMYTRREMLDLVKVDGSAKGIIVRNLVNGDIERYSADAVLLCTGGYGNVFYLSTNAQGCSVTAAFRCYKRGAGFANPCFTQIHPTCIPQHGDQQSKLTLMSESLRNDGRVWVPKKKEDCTKKPSEIAEEDRDYYLERKYPSFGNLAPRDISSRAAKEACDDGRGVGPAVNGERRGVYLDFADAIKRDGLKTVKEKYGNLFDMYERITGENAYETPMRIYPASHYTMGGLWVDYTLESTIPGLFVLGEANFSDHGANRLGASALMQGLADGYFVIPYTLPNYLARVGAQKISTDRPEFDEAEKNVRDQIKKLMSIKGTQSPRHFHMKLGKIMWEYCGMARSEESLKKALELIPQVREEFWKDLKIVGEENTLNNELERAGRVADFLEFAEVMVRDALERRESCGAHFRVEHQTEDGEAKRNDAEYSYAAVWMYDGEGKPPRLEKEPITHDEVKPVVRSYK
- the groL gene encoding chaperonin GroEL (60 kDa chaperone family; promotes refolding of misfolded polypeptides especially under stressful conditions; forms two stacked rings of heptamers to form a barrel-shaped 14mer; ends can be capped by GroES; misfolded proteins enter the barrel where they are refolded when GroES binds); protein product: MAKQIIFDEAARKKVLKGVTTLAKAVKATLGPKGRNVVIDKKYGSPLITKDGVTVAKEIELEDVFENMGAQVIKEVANKTSDNAGDGTTTATVLGEAIYREGLRNVAAGSNPIFVKRGIDKAVEAAVKELAKNSKPVKDSNEIRQVATVSANWDTEIGNIIAEAMDKVGKDGTITVEEAKSIDTTLDVVEGMQFDKGYLSPYFVTNTDSMECVLENAYILVHEKKISNLAELLPILQAVAKTGKPLMIIAEDVEGEALAALVVNKLRGMLNVCAVKAPGFGDRRKAMLEDIAILTNARCITEDLGLKLENLQLADLGKAKRITVSKENTTIVEGAGKSADIQGRVKQLRKAIEETTSDYDREKLQERLAKLAGGVAVINIGAATEPEMKEKKARVDDALHATRAAVEEGISAGGSVALLRTAKAIDALQLEGDELVGAQIVRRAIEAPLRQLCANAGEEGALVVKEVLNGKGSWGYNVATGKFEDLFKAGVVDPTKVTRSALQNAASVAGLLLTTECMIADKPEEKPAMPAGDPSMGGMGGMM
- a CDS encoding alpha-amylase family glycosyl hydrolase, which codes for MMKKTAILVSAVLAFAASAFASAKVAKPVSEDFKRSVIYQILLPSFTQEGTLNKAAEMLPYVKSLGVDIVYLCPLTEHDDDMDKTFWSERQKAAKTENPKNPYRMKDFYKIDPSYGTADDARNFVKKAHELGLKVLFDVVYYHCGPKAVFLKDHPDFIMRKPDGSPDTGEWAFPRLNFKNPELREYLTKNMEFLLREFDIDGFRTDVGEMVPSDFWDNAAVRLRKIKPELLMIEESERHSATEKTYDATYEVLWQRKTIEVFHDKKPAKILRERWESFDKDQPKNARVLRAMENHDFANGPFRKRCEIRFGYRGMDAVMVMNFTLDGIPFIYSGNEFADDAPMTIFSDRTHGRYFTEWANMNTEQGKRRTALVKKLIELRKDPVFFDGKTRWIDNDKPDAVLSFARETKDGAALVVINAADKCVSTMVDADFGGSSELLSYGAKCESDNGKTKLELQPKGYIVLRKSAENRKPKVLRRNRAPIM
- a CDS encoding co-chaperone GroES, whose amino-acid sequence is MAKTKIQPLGDRVLVKQAVEKEQIKGGIIIPDAAKEKSQEATVVAIGSGKLDRDGKRIPFEVKVGDNVLISKYGGTEVAVGDEKFVLLREDDIVAILK
- the dnaK gene encoding molecular chaperone DnaK, which gives rise to MSKILGIDLGTTNSCMAVMEGGESTVIPNREGGRTTPSVVAFTKSGERLVGQAAKRQAITNPTNTIFSAKRLIGRKYSEVKELASKLPYKVVEGANGAAVIECEVGGKTERFSPEQISAMVLQQLKADAESYLGEKITEAVITVPAYFNDAQRQATKDAGTIAGLEVKRIINEPTAASLAYGLDKKNDETIAVYDLGGGTYDISILEIGDGVFEVKATNGDTQLGGDNWDAAIMDWLIDSFKKENGIDLRNDAMALQRLKEESEKAKIALSSAQETDINLPFITADATGPKHLNVKLTRAKLEQLTDSLVNRTIKPFDDCLRDAGLSKSDIDELVLVGGMTRMPKVVEIADHLAGKEAHKGVNPDEVVARGAAIQGGVLQGDVRDVLLLDVTPLTLSIETAGGVSTPMIERNTTIPKKASQVFSTYSDNQTAVDIRVLQGERPMARDNKLIGNFRLDGIAPAPRGLPQIEVTFDIDANGILNVTAKDKSTGKEQKITITNSSGLSKEEVENLRKEAELHAAEDAMRKETAEVRNELDNIIYQTQKQISEGGANLPVDAKQALENEITAAKQVLDKADASKDELKAAVDKLMKVLQENAQHMQQAQQPNAQAGAQQAQGGAAQQGGKDGPVDADFEVVDDDKPKKE
- a CDS encoding succinate dehydrogenase/fumarate reductase iron-sulfur subunit; the protein is MKVHLKIWRQKSENAKGRFETYTVDNVSEDSSFLEMFDILNEQLVAQDKEPIVFDHDCREGICGMCSMVINGIPHGPERETTVCQLHMRKFKDGDTIVVEPWRAGPFPIKKDLVVSREALDQIQQAGGYISIRTGAPQDANAVLIPKDTLEKAMDAAACIGCGACVAACPNASAMLFTAAKVSHLNYLPQGAPEKDRRTIAMVEKMDELGFGNCSNYGECQAVCPKGITLDFIAKMNRDYAIAKAKQLAAQSE